One Chryseobacterium sp. StRB126 genomic region harbors:
- a CDS encoding sensor histidine kinase, whose translation MTASLKSDHKSKLYIHLLFWILYYILEAYLDFYWSRYQFPSFKWQLRLQNTLILELGYFLVKIPLAYSLLYIYEKVHINKILKYILCILIVILAVLGHRFFTHYIIYPYIYGVTETLDGKQPSGLINGLVAFNSFMDLIFMVGLVFGIEITRQKNLLKDQISQLKSEKLDQELTMLKAQINPHFLFNTLNNIYGMALKKADETPDVILQLSKIMRYNIYEAAEKNISIEKDIENIKDFIQIQKIRHHHLSVHFQENIDNPSQEISPLILIQFIENAFKHGVSESFGEAFISIDIELKDGILSYCIENSKEEEPHQHSTKIGLKNIRRQLELLYPKHKLSVEDKIDRYIVHLKIDFNDPSSL comes from the coding sequence ATGACAGCAAGTTTGAAATCAGATCATAAATCTAAGCTATATATTCATCTGCTTTTTTGGATATTGTACTATATTCTGGAGGCTTATCTTGACTTTTACTGGTCAAGATATCAGTTTCCAAGTTTCAAATGGCAGTTACGGCTTCAGAACACACTTATTCTGGAGCTAGGTTATTTTCTGGTTAAAATTCCTCTTGCCTATTCCTTGTTGTACATATATGAAAAGGTTCATATTAACAAGATTCTTAAATATATTCTCTGCATTCTTATTGTTATACTGGCAGTTTTAGGGCATCGGTTTTTCACTCATTACATTATTTATCCATACATCTATGGAGTTACAGAGACTTTGGATGGAAAGCAACCTTCCGGACTTATCAATGGATTGGTAGCATTTAATTCCTTTATGGATCTTATTTTTATGGTAGGATTGGTTTTCGGGATAGAAATTACAAGACAGAAAAACCTGCTAAAAGACCAAATTTCTCAATTGAAATCGGAAAAACTGGATCAGGAACTTACGATGTTAAAAGCCCAGATTAATCCTCATTTTCTGTTCAATACATTGAATAATATCTACGGAATGGCTCTTAAAAAGGCAGATGAAACGCCTGATGTGATTCTGCAGCTGTCCAAAATCATGCGTTACAATATCTATGAAGCCGCCGAAAAAAATATTTCTATAGAAAAAGATATTGAAAATATTAAGGATTTTATACAGATCCAGAAAATAAGACATCACCATCTTAGTGTCCATTTTCAGGAAAACATTGATAATCCTTCTCAGGAAATCTCCCCCCTTATTCTGATTCAGTTTATTGAAAATGCTTTTAAACATGGTGTTTCCGAAAGTTTTGGAGAAGCTTTTATCTCCATTGATATTGAACTGAAAGACGGAATTCTTAGCTATTGTATTGAGAATTCCAAAGAAGAAGAACCTCATCAGCATTCTACCAAAATAGGACTGAAAAACATTCGCCGCCAGCTTGAACTGCTTTATCCTAAACATAAACTGAGTGTTGAGGATAAAATTGACCGATATATTGTACACCTCAAAATTGATTTCAATGATCCATCCAGCCTCTAA
- a CDS encoding LytR/AlgR family response regulator transcription factor → MIHPASKKYNCIIVEDEPIAAEILETFISRDSELNLIGKCSDAVHASNLLSIHEVDLMFLDLHLPVVKGFDFLKKLKNPPFVIVTTAYHQYAVEGYELDIADYLLKPIPYERFVTAVGKFKYLMEAEDALLEIAERDYIFINSGKKQVKIILQDIFYIESLREYIHIHTKTETFTFKMPISKIEENLNPNMFTRIHKSYIISKPKIEIKSATVVQVKGKKLPIGRTYKPFIDL, encoded by the coding sequence ATGATCCATCCAGCCTCTAAAAAATACAATTGCATTATTGTAGAAGACGAACCGATTGCAGCAGAAATTCTGGAAACGTTTATTTCCCGGGATTCGGAACTGAATCTTATAGGTAAATGTTCTGATGCTGTGCACGCAAGCAATCTTTTAAGTATTCATGAGGTAGATTTAATGTTTTTAGACCTTCATCTTCCTGTGGTAAAAGGTTTTGATTTTTTGAAAAAACTAAAGAATCCTCCGTTTGTGATTGTAACAACAGCCTATCATCAATATGCCGTAGAAGGGTATGAACTGGATATCGCAGATTATTTGCTGAAACCTATTCCTTATGAGCGTTTTGTAACAGCCGTTGGGAAGTTTAAATATTTAATGGAAGCGGAAGACGCCTTATTAGAAATAGCTGAGCGCGATTATATCTTTATTAACAGTGGAAAAAAACAGGTTAAAATTATTCTTCAGGATATTTTTTATATCGAAAGTTTAAGGGAATACATACATATTCACACCAAAACGGAAACATTCACCTTCAAAATGCCCATTAGTAAAATAGAGGAAAACCTGAATCCAAACATGTTTACGCGTATTCATAAATCTTATATTATTTCTAAACCTAAAATAGAGATTAAATCTGCAACTGTTGTACAGGTAAAAGGGAAAAAGCTGCCAATTGGACGAACTTACAAGCCGTTTATTGATTTGTAG